Proteins found in one Promicromonospora sukumoe genomic segment:
- a CDS encoding VOC family protein, translating to MSETQDGAAGISAAQFHRHPGVGDWRVNAWGPQAVFTSGSLADAAHLVPVVVAQAAHLGVLPDVDLRPEAVVVRVPYRGAHHIQAGAPAFAAAVSAAAAELGLVPDVSLVQSVDLAVAQHSGADARPFWAATLGYDASGDVDAVDPLRRGPQLSFQTLRGDLQGRGRTHVDVSVPADQARARVDAALAAGGRLVDDSRAPAWWTLASPDNHGVDVAAWTDTYDTETYE from the coding sequence ATGAGCGAGACGCAGGACGGCGCCGCCGGGATCTCGGCCGCACAGTTCCACCGCCACCCCGGCGTCGGCGACTGGCGCGTCAACGCATGGGGGCCGCAGGCCGTGTTCACGTCCGGCTCCCTGGCCGACGCCGCGCACCTCGTACCGGTGGTCGTCGCGCAGGCCGCGCACCTCGGCGTGCTGCCCGACGTCGACCTGCGGCCGGAGGCCGTCGTCGTCCGGGTGCCGTACCGCGGCGCGCACCACATCCAGGCTGGGGCGCCCGCGTTCGCCGCCGCCGTGTCCGCGGCCGCCGCCGAGCTGGGCCTCGTCCCCGACGTCTCGCTCGTGCAGAGCGTCGACCTCGCCGTCGCGCAGCACTCCGGCGCGGACGCGCGCCCCTTCTGGGCCGCGACACTGGGCTACGACGCCTCCGGCGACGTCGACGCCGTGGACCCGCTGCGCCGCGGACCCCAGCTCTCGTTCCAGACCCTGCGCGGGGACCTGCAGGGCCGGGGCCGCACCCACGTCGACGTCTCCGTGCCCGCCGACCAGGCCCGCGCCCGCGTCGACGCCGCGCTCGCGGCGGGCGGGCGGCTCGTGGACGACTCCCGCGCCCCGGCGTGGTGGACCCTGGCCTCCCCCGACAACCACGGGGTGGACGTCGCCGCCTGGACCGACACCTACGACACCGAGACGTACGAGTAG
- a CDS encoding tryptophan-rich sensory protein has translation MAQGTSHDTSHDRLQQIVVTVSFVVCVIGSMIGVGVFGGTSVNAAAGGALDTDATLLAPASAAFSVWTVVYVGLAGYTLLQWFPAPTAEAQARQRRLRLPVAGTMLLNAAWILVVQAGLLWVSVLVIAALLTLLVRVFLILLRTSAHGWLDRVLVDGVLGIYLGWVCVATAANIAAALTSAGFDGAGLAADWWAVGVLAVVGVIGVVLAVRGNGPVAVALAIAWGLSWIAVERWDGTPYSAPTAAAALAAAVAVLGVTAVVRVRAVARAGTSA, from the coding sequence ATGGCACAGGGCACGTCGCACGACACATCGCACGACCGGTTGCAGCAGATCGTCGTCACCGTCAGCTTCGTGGTCTGTGTCATCGGTTCCATGATCGGCGTGGGCGTGTTCGGTGGCACGTCGGTCAACGCGGCGGCCGGGGGAGCGCTCGACACGGACGCCACGCTGCTCGCCCCGGCGTCCGCCGCGTTCTCCGTGTGGACCGTCGTCTACGTGGGGCTCGCCGGGTACACGCTGCTCCAGTGGTTCCCCGCCCCCACGGCCGAGGCGCAGGCGCGGCAGCGTCGCCTCCGGCTCCCGGTCGCCGGCACCATGCTGCTCAACGCCGCGTGGATCCTGGTGGTCCAGGCCGGGCTGCTCTGGGTGAGCGTGCTCGTCATCGCGGCGCTGCTCACGCTGCTCGTCCGGGTCTTCCTGATCCTGCTCCGCACCAGCGCGCACGGGTGGCTGGACCGTGTGCTGGTCGACGGCGTGCTCGGCATCTACCTCGGCTGGGTCTGCGTGGCCACCGCCGCCAACATCGCCGCGGCGCTGACCAGCGCCGGGTTCGACGGCGCCGGGCTCGCCGCCGACTGGTGGGCCGTCGGCGTCCTCGCCGTGGTCGGCGTGATCGGCGTCGTCCTGGCGGTGCGGGGCAACGGGCCCGTCGCCGTGGCCCTGGCCATCGCGTGGGGCCTGTCCTGGATCGCCGTCGAGCGGTGGGACGGAACCCCGTACTCCGCCCCGACCGCCGCCGCGGCGCTCGCGGCCGCCGTGGCCGTGCTCGGCGTGACCGCCGTCGTGCGGGTGCGCGCCGTGGCCCGTGCGGGAACCTCTGCCTGA
- a CDS encoding SDR family oxidoreductase yields MPELLAAGHDVRVLARHPERIASRDWAGSVEVVEGDATSRDDLRRALDGVDVAYYLIHALGAGAGFAERDRSTARGFAVVARELDVGRVVYLGGLYPEGERLSPHLESRREVEEILLDGGAPTVVLRAAVILGSGSASFEMMRYLTERLPAMVAPRWINNRIQPIAVRDVLRYLVGAAEIPADVSRGFDIGGPEVLTYREMMQRYAAVAGLRPRVIRAVPVLTPRLASLWVGLVTPVPPGIAKPLVGSLVHEVVAQEDDIKQYVPDPPEGLTGFDKAVGLALARIRDLDVRTSWLSASVPGAPSDPLPDDPDWAGGSLLVDDRSSRVDTTSEALWTVIEGIGGAHGWYSWRLGWVARGAMDRLFGGPGLRRGRRHPHNLAPGDALDWWRVEKIVPGRLLRLRAEMRLPGLAWLELSVEDADADRPTFRQRAVFLPHGLPGQLYWWAISPFHGIVFGGMQRNIAQAAAHAVHEERTTS; encoded by the coding sequence GTGCCCGAGCTGCTCGCCGCCGGGCACGACGTGCGCGTGCTCGCGCGCCACCCCGAACGGATCGCCTCGCGCGACTGGGCCGGCTCCGTCGAGGTGGTCGAGGGCGACGCCACCTCGCGCGACGACCTGCGCCGGGCGCTGGACGGCGTCGACGTCGCCTACTACCTGATCCACGCGCTCGGGGCCGGCGCCGGGTTCGCGGAGCGCGACCGCAGCACCGCCCGCGGCTTCGCCGTCGTCGCGCGGGAGCTCGACGTCGGCCGCGTGGTCTACCTGGGCGGCCTCTACCCCGAGGGCGAGCGGCTCTCGCCCCACCTGGAGTCCCGCCGCGAGGTCGAGGAGATCCTGCTCGACGGCGGCGCGCCGACCGTCGTGCTGCGCGCCGCCGTGATCCTGGGCTCCGGCAGCGCGTCGTTCGAGATGATGCGCTACCTCACCGAACGGCTGCCCGCGATGGTCGCGCCGCGCTGGATCAACAACCGCATCCAGCCCATCGCGGTGCGCGACGTGCTGCGCTACCTCGTCGGCGCCGCCGAGATCCCCGCGGACGTCAGCCGCGGCTTCGACATCGGCGGCCCCGAGGTGCTCACCTACCGCGAGATGATGCAGCGCTACGCCGCCGTCGCCGGGCTGCGCCCGCGGGTGATCCGCGCCGTCCCGGTCCTGACGCCGCGGCTGGCCAGCCTCTGGGTCGGCCTGGTGACGCCCGTGCCGCCGGGCATCGCGAAGCCCCTGGTGGGGTCGCTCGTGCACGAGGTCGTGGCCCAGGAGGACGACATCAAGCAGTACGTGCCCGACCCGCCCGAGGGACTGACCGGCTTCGACAAGGCGGTCGGCCTCGCGCTCGCCCGCATCCGGGACCTGGACGTGCGCACGAGCTGGCTGTCCGCCTCGGTGCCCGGCGCCCCCTCCGACCCGCTGCCCGACGACCCGGACTGGGCCGGCGGGAGCCTCCTGGTCGACGACCGGTCGAGCCGCGTGGACACCACGAGCGAGGCACTCTGGACCGTGATCGAGGGCATCGGCGGCGCGCACGGCTGGTACTCCTGGCGCCTGGGCTGGGTGGCGCGCGGCGCCATGGACCGCCTGTTCGGTGGGCCCGGGCTGCGCCGCGGACGACGGCACCCGCACAACCTCGCGCCCGGCGACGCGCTCGACTGGTGGCGGGTCGAGAAGATCGTCCCGGGCCGGCTGCTGCGGCTGCGCGCCGAGATGCGGCTGCCCGGCCTGGCCTGGCTGGAGCTGTCCGTCGAGGACGCCGACGCCGACCGGCCGACGTTCCGGCAGCGCGCCGTCTTCCTGCCGCACGGGCTGCCCGGGCAGCTCTACTGGTGGGCGATCAGCCCGTTCCACGGCATCGTGTTCGGCGGCATGCAGCGCAACATCGCCCAGGCGGCGGCCCACGCCGTCCACGAGGAGAGGACAACATCATGA